From the Drosophila willistoni isolate 14030-0811.24 chromosome 2L unlocalized genomic scaffold, UCI_dwil_1.1 Seg168, whole genome shotgun sequence genome, the window AGAAAGTTCACAATTATTGACAGCTTCCATGAACATTATCGGCAGGATGCAAACCCTTTCCCCTAAAAGGCAATAGTGGGCCATTGTTTAGTATATTTTGGCGCAATTCTGTAACAGCTGCTGCCGTTTGCTCAATGTCTGCGCCTGCGTCCTAAAAATCGTAATCAATCAATCTAAGGTCAACAGAattcaaaacaacaaaaacatactGCACCATATTCGGTTATTAATTCGTCCTTATCCTTGACTAAGGCTGCAGCAATTGTGGCCAAACTTGAGGGCAAACGAACACGAAACGTGTAATAGGCAAAACTCCTGaaattgtgtatatataatatatatataaagatgtatatataatatgttCTATATTTAATCGCTTACTGCTTATAGAGTGCCTTGAGTTCAGATTTCGGTGGTGTTGGGCCATCGATTATGCCATTCTTTACATCAAAGTCGTCATTTTGGGCTGGCAAGGTCATTTCAATGTAAATTATCAAGTCAAATTTATGATTCtcgactatatatatatagcagaTATAGTGAACTTCTGGAAGTTGTGGCGGAAAACTACTCAGCGGTCGAACTGATAACTGACACTAGAACAGCTGATGGGCTAGTGTtgataaaaaccaaaattctTCTGCTCATACAGTGCTAATCAATGCTACTTATTGTCCAGTGTTGTTCAATAATAATACTTTCCTAACgtttattttagtttaaaattgtGTGTAGATGTTTTGTAAAAGAAtcttaaatttgtatatttatttataatttttattttgttaataaattacattgaataaatatgtttaatcAATAACGGTGTGAttagaaatttgaatttaattacaTGCAACtgctttaatttaataattgccTTTGGTGTTTgccattttcctttttaataGCCAAATTCTCGTGTTCCATCTACAAATTGTATGACGCTGTAGTTGCCAGTAATCATCCATTGGGGATCTTGTTTACACAATGTCTCATATACACCCTCAGGCAAGCCGGCTATAACCTCCGCTTTAATTGAACGCAAAGCGCATAGATTCGTGGGCAGAAAGCCACTCAAACTAGTTGTGACTTCTTGGGTGGGATCCCAGCACACATCATTCATGAGTTTACGATAATTGAGATCGCCCTTGAATATGATTAGCTTAGATTGTTGCAACGAGTTGTACAAATCGGGCGAGACATCGCGCATTctaaatagaaaaaacaagAATTAGCAACAATTTAATCCAAATGTTTCATTCTTCCAAACCTATGGTAAGCATATGGTCCAGTCCAGAAGGGTGAAGCTGCAGCCAATTCGAATTTACCCTCATCAAGAAATTGCAGAAACTTTTTGCCAATCAAACAGACAATATAATCCGAATGTTGACTTAAATATTCCAAAGTCCACTTGAAGTCATGCTCTGTGACATCGGAGACAAACCATGGATGAGCCTTCACATGGAAACGTACTTTTTGGGTTAATCCTTTCTCAATCATATATTCGGCTAGAATGAAATCTGTAAACAATTCATAACCAACATTATCCAGTATATAATCGACTTGCTGAAGATGTTTCTTCTGCGTTGGCTCGTTTTCCAGACAATCCCACAATTGGGTCGAGTGATTAACGAGTATGTAATCATTTGCGGATCCAGCATCTTCAAGTACCTTACGATTGAAGAGACTTGCCGTTTCTGCATCATCATTGCGATTAGCCCAAAGACTGAATTTCAATAGCTCTTCAaacatttcaacatttttctcAGTCCTTCGCGTATACTTGACCAGCGAGATTATATCATCTATGCTGGAGACCAAAGCCTGTTCTTTGACTTTACCAAAATAATCAAATTGCTTGAGAAAAATGCTATTCTCGACAAAGGAGTAGAGTTTCCTATACATATAGCATTCGGCATGAAGCCAACAGCCGCGATAAAATGTTCCTTCATCTTCGGACAAGTGGGACAGGAAGTTATTCCACAATTCACCATCGGGTTCTAAGAATTACATGAATTAAATAATAGTTAATCCAACTTTAAGCCAACTCTCACCATCTCCTGTGAATTTTTGAAATGGTTTATCCGTTTGCAGCTCATACTTTAGCCTCGAGATGAAGCCAATTATAATTTTCAGTTCCTCCCGTGCACTCTGTTCAAAATTGGAAGGCGCTAATGGGTTAAAATTAGAATATTCACATGTCGAAATGTTCGATCAATTACAAACCTCACCGAATTGTGTCACCAATTCATTTTTATCCTTGGTCATTCGATCTATTACATTAGTTAGGATAACTGGTAGACGACTGCGTATTGTGTAATAGGCATAACTGCATTTATATTGGCCAGACATAAAAGCATTCCGAGGCGTTGGTATATCAACAATATTATATTTGGCATCgaaatcatttttaaatactttttgcaatttttctcCAGCATTATTGGGTTCCACTTTTGTCGCAGaagttgtggttgttgttgagGCTGTTGCCTCCAACACAGAAGGCTCCATGATAATCGCTTCGGCAATTTAGCTTTAgtgtttttttaaaataacaataaaatttgtttgtgtatttattaaaatttgttaaatttgagCATTTTGacaaacttttatttttgttttttattccaaaataAACAAGTTGGCAGCTCTGGCAATCAGATGTTAAGAAGACCGACAGGTAAACTAGCCGTTAATAATATTTGGTAAAGAAACAGGGTGACTATCTTTTCGGTGGgcgaaatttaaaaaattaactaataaatatttatttttgattttattttaaaagcgCTTCCAACTAAAAGGTATTTTTTACCTACAAATAAAAGCATCTACACTTAAATTGGTAATTTTCCTAAAGGGTTTCAAATAAATTCTTTCTAAGGTGTCACTTGTAGCTGTCACAGTTATTTTCCATTGTCACAGTCATTGCGAAGAAATCAGCTGTCAAGTGCTGGCCACTCGAGATACCGATACAAAAATATCGCTTGTTAATGCACAGATTGCAAAATTTCTTAATTATTTTCATCAAAATTtcttgttattaattaaacttaattCAATTAAGCAATAATAAGAAAATGAAGGGCGACAAGGTGGGTTAAATATTAATCAACAAAATTAGTCTCAGCATCATCAATTTGACAGTTACATCACTgtataaatcaaaaaaaaaaaaaaataaaaaatggtgATTGAACTTCGATTACTTcgaatgttgttgttgttgttgctgctgctgccggcTGTAATGAACATTGATTTCATCATGGCAATTGACCCATTTCAGCCATTTCCCCCATTGAAAAATGACAATCTGCTGCGTGCCGCACGCGGTGAAGTGGTGGATCGAGTCCCAGTTTGGGTTATGCGACAAGCCGGACGCTATTTGCCTGAATTTCAGGAGCTGCGCAAGAAACATGATTTCTTTACCGTCTGCCGCACACCCGAGCTGGCCTGTGAGGTGACCATGCAACCGCTGCGACGATTCGATCTGGATGCCTCGATTATATTCTCAGACATTTTGGTTATACCCCAGGCTCTGGGTTTGACAGTGGAAATGCATGCCGGTGTTGGTCCTGTGCTGCCACAGCCAATCCGAACGCCCGAGGATCTGAAGCGTTTGACTCCCGATGGTGCTTTGTCTCGGCTGATGTATGTGGGCGAAGCCATTACCATGATGCGACACAAATTGGACGGTCGAGTGCCATTGATTGGCTTCACGGGAGCTCCGTGGACACTATTGGGCTACATGATCGAGGGTGGTGGCAGTAAAACCATGTCAAAGGCCAAAGCCTGGCTTAACGAGTATCCAGAGGATACGAAATTGTTTCTTAATCTATTGACTGATGCTATAGTGGACTATTTGGAGATGCAAGTGCAGGCTGGTGCCCAAATGTTGCAGATCTTCGAATCATCCGCTGAGCATTTAAGCAAAGAAGAATTTCTCGAATGGGCTGTGCCCTATTTGCGGCGCATACGCAATGAGCTGGTTGATCGTTTGACCAAAAAGGTTATACCATTGGTGCCGTTGGTAAGTGGTAAAA encodes:
- the LOC6640933 gene encoding damage-control phosphatase ARMT1 isoform X1 — protein: MEPSVLEATASTTTTTSATKVEPNNAGEKLQKVFKNDFDAKYNIVDIPTPRNAFMSGQYKCSYAYYTIRSRLPVILTNVIDRMTKDKNELVTQFAPSNFEQSAREELKIIIGFISRLKYELQTDKPFQKFTGDEPDGELWNNFLSHLSEDEGTFYRGCWLHAECYMYRKLYSFVENSIFLKQFDYFGKVKEQALVSSIDDIISLVKYTRRTEKNVEMFEELLKFSLWANRNDDAETASLFNRKVLEDAGSANDYILVNHSTQLWDCLENEPTQKKHLQQVDYILDNVGYELFTDFILAEYMIEKGLTQKVRFHVKAHPWFVSDVTEHDFKWTLEYLSQHSDYIVCLIGKKFLQFLDEGKFELAAASPFWTGPYAYHRMRDVSPDLYNSLQQSKLIIFKGDLNYRKLMNDVCWDPTQEVTTSLSGFLPTNLCALRSIKAEVIAGLPEGVYETLCKQDPQWMITGNYSVIQFVDGTREFGY
- the LOC6641003 gene encoding uroporphyrinogen decarboxylase produces the protein MKGDKPFPPLKNDNLLRAARGEVVDRVPVWVMRQAGRYLPEFQELRKKHDFFTVCRTPELACEVTMQPLRRFDLDASIIFSDILVIPQALGLTVEMHAGVGPVLPQPIRTPEDLKRLTPDGALSRLMYVGEAITMMRHKLDGRVPLIGFTGAPWTLLGYMIEGGGSKTMSKAKAWLNEYPEDTKLFLNLLTDAIVDYLEMQVQAGAQMLQIFESSAEHLSKEEFLEWAVPYLRRIRNELVDRLTKKVIPLVPLTLFAKGAGHSLKEQSELGYDVIGLDWTVDPIEARKEVGPNITLQGNLDPQDMYRDPEELRTLTTEMVHKFGKSRYIANLGHGITPQTPINSMEVLVEAVHKAL
- the LOC6640933 gene encoding damage-control phosphatase ARMT1 isoform X2; this encodes MEPSVLEATASTTTTTSATKVEPNNAGEKLQKVFKNDFDAKYNIVDIPTPRNAFMSGQYKCSYAYYTIRSRLPVILTNVIDRMTKDKNELVTQFGESAREELKIIIGFISRLKYELQTDKPFQKFTGDEPDGELWNNFLSHLSEDEGTFYRGCWLHAECYMYRKLYSFVENSIFLKQFDYFGKVKEQALVSSIDDIISLVKYTRRTEKNVEMFEELLKFSLWANRNDDAETASLFNRKVLEDAGSANDYILVNHSTQLWDCLENEPTQKKHLQQVDYILDNVGYELFTDFILAEYMIEKGLTQKVRFHVKAHPWFVSDVTEHDFKWTLEYLSQHSDYIVCLIGKKFLQFLDEGKFELAAASPFWTGPYAYHRMRDVSPDLYNSLQQSKLIIFKGDLNYRKLMNDVCWDPTQEVTTSLSGFLPTNLCALRSIKAEVIAGLPEGVYETLCKQDPQWMITGNYSVIQFVDGTREFGY